From a region of the Haloferax volcanii DS2 genome:
- a CDS encoding tyrosine-type recombinase/integrase has product MSEYANSKVRAKVWVTPDQVEALRSACYTTGAEYLQQRNEAIVTAMYDTGLRVGELVRVDVEFLRNDNSELYLPTEVQKDYPNEHSPPPVTLECSDDTTRLLSSYLTNRWKDTPALFPSRSSDRISEQGVRNMIHKIAEKAEIRPFRLDGSRGTPGDVTPHALRHGVAYRMMNEEEGNSLYDVRNRLRHRSIQTTERIYDHLLKV; this is encoded by the coding sequence ATGAGCGAATATGCAAACTCCAAAGTTCGAGCGAAAGTGTGGGTGACACCCGACCAAGTCGAGGCGCTCCGCTCGGCGTGTTACACGACCGGTGCTGAGTACCTACAGCAACGCAACGAAGCCATCGTGACCGCGATGTACGACACGGGACTCCGCGTCGGCGAACTCGTCCGCGTCGACGTCGAGTTCCTTCGCAACGACAACTCGGAACTCTACCTGCCGACCGAGGTCCAGAAGGACTACCCCAACGAGCACTCGCCGCCGCCGGTCACGCTCGAATGCTCCGACGACACCACGCGACTGCTGTCTTCGTATCTCACCAACCGGTGGAAGGACACACCGGCGCTCTTTCCATCGCGCTCTTCCGATCGCATCTCCGAACAGGGTGTCCGTAATATGATCCACAAAATAGCCGAAAAGGCGGAGATTCGCCCCTTCAGGCTTGATGGGAGTAGGGGGACTCCCGGCGACGTCACGCCGCACGCCCTCCGGCACGGCGTCGCCTACCGGATGATGAACGAAGAGGAAGGGAACTCGCTCTACGACGTTCGTAATCGCCTTCGTCACAGGAGCATCCAGACGACCGAGCGAATCTACGACCATCTGCTGAAGGTGTGA
- a CDS encoding IS4-like element ISHvo12 family transposase — MLNQLSPDLIRRRLTSLFPTELIEDIARERDVVQRDRKIDITMLVWTLIMGFAVDGEARTIAGFQRAYSAATNQTVARSSFYDRFTPALAALLNDLLEHALEEVAVPHTIAPQFELFRDVLIADATVFRLHRLLDSFPATHSGQSGAKLHLVQNATKQTIEQFQLTDERTHESSQLRTGSWLRGRLLLFDLGFYSFRRFALIEENGGFFLSRLKSNANPLIVGERRKWRGRAISLPERRLRDVLEDLSREIIDVTVEIEFKRRAYAGKESTDSMEFRVVGVRNEDTDDYHLYVTNLPDEFTPRQVGALYGLRWEVELVFRELKSLYGLEKFQTSDPAIVELLVVAALLTLTVSRALLGVFQELFPETVFPRERWAKTFRSLAQLMLEDLAQSFGHPPPNLSELLFRDARQPEKSRLLLNERVAEAFRRRSSA, encoded by the coding sequence GTGCTAAACCAACTCTCCCCGGATCTCATACGACGACGGTTGACTTCCCTGTTTCCCACCGAGCTAATCGAAGACATCGCGCGCGAGCGCGATGTCGTCCAGCGTGACCGGAAAATCGACATCACGATGCTCGTCTGGACGCTCATCATGGGCTTCGCCGTCGACGGCGAAGCCCGAACTATCGCCGGCTTTCAACGGGCGTACTCCGCAGCAACCAACCAGACCGTTGCCCGCTCAAGCTTCTACGATCGGTTCACGCCGGCCCTCGCAGCACTGTTGAACGACCTCCTCGAGCACGCTCTCGAGGAGGTCGCGGTTCCTCACACGATCGCGCCACAGTTCGAGCTGTTTCGAGACGTACTGATCGCCGATGCAACCGTGTTCAGGTTGCATCGGCTCCTCGATTCGTTTCCAGCCACTCACTCGGGTCAATCCGGCGCGAAACTCCACCTCGTGCAGAACGCGACCAAGCAGACGATCGAGCAGTTCCAGCTCACCGATGAACGCACCCACGAGAGCAGCCAACTCCGCACCGGGAGTTGGCTACGAGGCCGGCTGTTACTGTTCGATCTGGGCTTCTACAGTTTCCGCCGCTTCGCGTTGATCGAGGAGAACGGCGGGTTCTTCCTGAGTCGGCTGAAGTCGAACGCGAATCCGTTGATCGTTGGAGAGCGACGGAAATGGCGCGGGCGCGCCATTTCCTTGCCAGAGCGTCGTCTTCGGGACGTTCTGGAAGATCTCAGTCGGGAGATCATCGACGTAACGGTAGAGATCGAGTTCAAACGGCGGGCATACGCTGGGAAGGAATCAACGGATTCGATGGAGTTTCGCGTCGTCGGTGTCCGCAACGAGGACACCGACGACTACCACCTGTACGTGACGAATCTGCCCGATGAGTTCACTCCAAGGCAGGTCGGGGCGCTGTACGGGTTGCGGTGGGAAGTGGAGTTGGTGTTCCGGGAACTGAAGTCGCTGTATGGGCTGGAGAAATTCCAGACGAGTGATCCAGCGATCGTGGAGCTGTTAGTGGTGGCGGCTCTGCTGACGCTGACGGTCAGCAGAGCCTTGCTCGGGGTGTTTCAGGAGCTGTTCCCAGAGACAGTGTTTCCGCGAGAACGCTGGGCGAAGACCTTCCGGTCTCTCGCCCAGCTCATGCTCGAAGATCTGGCCCAGTCGTTCGGCCATCCACCGCCGAACCTGTCGGAACTGCTGTTTCGTGACGCCCGCCAACCAGAGAAATCGCGGCTCTTACTCAACGAACGAGTAGCTGAGGCCTTCAGGAGGCGATCCAGTGCTTAA
- a CDS encoding winged helix-turn-helix domain-containing protein: MLSKTGIAVLDALSTGREATAQELAADTGNSRKQVYRVVDEMIEAGLVRETRGHHNQRVVRATDDPVVEAYRRLASKLGHVEWPELLSPATIRVCWFLDEPRRVTAIADRLGITRQAVHKALSPLKNRAMLDPAGPEYALADDLRPLLEFARAVVAHEHRVRVRALAPSATVEWCDPKRALVRVHDPEDTDTLQSAEDWELTGLARFRAYGLRFFLAGEPAFWYAPDVPLTPADVVCHTLVLDADSRRTSYALLLIEQEEIDREALTETATWYGVEQTISQMYAFIDEDIEAGDEGGVRLPSPGEYAALKDQYGVA; encoded by the coding sequence ATGCTCTCGAAGACCGGAATCGCTGTTCTCGACGCGCTCTCCACCGGTCGGGAAGCCACCGCTCAGGAACTCGCGGCGGACACGGGGAACAGCAGGAAGCAAGTCTATCGCGTCGTCGACGAGATGATCGAGGCGGGCCTGGTACGCGAGACGCGCGGCCATCACAACCAGCGCGTCGTGAGAGCGACGGACGATCCGGTCGTCGAAGCGTACCGCCGTCTCGCCTCGAAACTCGGACACGTCGAATGGCCTGAGCTCCTCTCTCCCGCGACGATACGCGTCTGTTGGTTCCTCGACGAACCGCGTCGCGTCACGGCGATCGCCGACCGCCTGGGGATCACGAGACAGGCCGTTCACAAAGCCCTCTCACCGCTGAAGAACCGGGCGATGTTAGATCCGGCAGGGCCGGAATACGCGCTCGCCGACGACCTGCGACCGCTGCTCGAATTCGCTCGCGCGGTCGTCGCGCACGAACACCGAGTCCGAGTTCGCGCTCTCGCGCCCAGCGCGACCGTGGAGTGGTGCGACCCGAAGCGGGCTCTGGTCAGAGTCCACGACCCGGAGGACACGGACACGCTCCAGAGCGCGGAAGACTGGGAACTGACGGGGCTGGCGAGATTTCGGGCGTACGGCCTGCGGTTCTTCCTCGCGGGCGAGCCGGCGTTCTGGTACGCGCCGGACGTACCTCTCACCCCCGCGGATGTCGTCTGCCACACGCTCGTTCTAGACGCGGACTCGCGGCGGACGAGCTACGCGTTACTCCTCATCGAACAGGAAGAGATCGATCGGGAAGCGCTCACTGAGACCGCGACTTGGTACGGGGTCGAGCAGACGATCTCTCAGATGTACGCTTTCATCGACGAGGACATCGAGGCGGGCGATGAGGGAGGAGTTCGCTTACCGAGTCCCGGAGAGTACGCGGCGCTGAAAGACCAGTACGGGGTCGCCTGA
- a CDS encoding HhH-GPD family protein yields the protein MLNPQQSFVGPLLAWHEENGRHRLPWREPGRSAFEILIAEILLQRTTAASVSGAYLPIVARYPSPETVVAASPEAIERRIAPLGLAKRAEFIRRTSQQLIARHSGDVPRRYADLLELHGVGDYTARSVLIHAFDEDIAAVDTNVRRLISRFFDLPPDSEVLPHLADALAPSRRGSDFQHAMLDFAADVCTARTPQCETCPFGEHCRSSERAV from the coding sequence GTGTTGAACCCTCAGCAGTCGTTCGTCGGACCACTACTTGCTTGGCACGAAGAGAACGGCCGGCATCGGCTACCCTGGCGCGAGCCCGGCCGGTCGGCGTTCGAGATCCTGATCGCGGAGATACTGCTTCAGCGAACGACCGCCGCGTCAGTCTCTGGTGCGTACCTCCCGATAGTCGCGCGGTACCCGTCGCCCGAAACCGTCGTCGCCGCGAGCCCGGAGGCGATCGAACGACGAATCGCTCCGCTCGGTCTGGCGAAACGAGCGGAGTTCATTCGACGGACCTCACAGCAGTTGATCGCGCGGCACTCGGGCGACGTCCCTCGCCGATATGCCGACCTACTGGAACTCCACGGCGTCGGAGATTACACTGCACGCTCGGTACTGATACACGCGTTCGACGAGGACATCGCGGCGGTGGACACGAACGTTCGGCGTCTGATATCTCGCTTCTTCGACTTACCCCCGGACTCGGAAGTTCTCCCACATCTCGCCGACGCGCTCGCTCCCTCTCGACGCGGGAGCGATTTCCAGCACGCTATGTTGGACTTCGCGGCCGACGTCTGCACCGCACGCACTCCGCAGTGCGAGACGTGCCCGTTCGGGGAACACTGCCGAAGCTCCGAGCGCGCGGTCTGA